The Perognathus longimembris pacificus isolate PPM17 chromosome 3, ASM2315922v1, whole genome shotgun sequence nucleotide sequence TCATTACTTTTAATGTAAGATCTATAATTTCAGGCACAACTAGTATCTCCCTAGTATCTATGTCTATACATGATTTCCCACTGAAACATTCTACTGAGCCATTTGGGATGGTTGCCTAGTCTATAATGTTTAGTTTATTTCTACAATGTTGATAGTCTCAAGTTCTTCTGATTCTCTTTTCTGTTACTTTAATTAATCATATATTGACTTTTCTTAAAGAAGCGTAATGAAAATATGTACTTTTTCTGACACTGAGGGGttgaattcacttttttttcttgctaagcattagctctatcactttagcctaCCCAGCCCTTTGGCTTTAGATgcatttttattagaaaatgatATTACCCAATATCACGTGATGCATTGAACGTGTTTGCTACCTTGGAGAAAGAAGGATAACTCTCTTAAAATATACTTAGTCATAAAAACCATTACCTGAGAAGTGAACATGTTGAGATATTagagacaaaaacagaagaaactgACAACAATGAAGTTGTAAGGGTTCAAGGACATAGACgttttaataaaatattccaGAAATTATATGGAATTGGGAGAGTTAGATGATTTGCTGAGAATATATTATGGATTGAGACAGGTGATTTGCTGAGCATATGTGGAGCACAAATAAAGGAGCCAGAATGCTTGACAAATCATATAAGCATAGAATTTGACTTTAGACCCCATGGTCTCTTAAAGGAAGATAAAAAATCTACTTTAGAAAGATATTGGTATCATCAATGTAATTGTTCATTCCTCAAAGTAGTGACTGTGTACTAGCTTTGAGGAACAGTGATGCACATGAGAACTCTTACATATGAATAGACTTCAGTTGACTACCCTTTGTGGGTATAGTTTGTGCTCTTTTGATCCTTACTGAATATCCAGCACCAGAAATTCAGCCCTTAGAAAGGATCTCCCTTAATAATATTAAGTAAGGTTATCTAGACAACTTTTGAACTATGTAGACCTGTCTATGAAAGGTATTTAAATGCTTATATCTGTTACAATAGAACCAACAACCTTTTTGAATTATATACTTTTTGATATTATCATTACTCAACtataattcattaaaaataatgtactcCTGagtttacttggcattttctcttttcttgtcctTTCCTCTTTCACATTGGAAGGCTACCAACAAAGAAGTTATTATTTGCTGTCAATTGGATCCAAAGGTGTTTCTCAAGTCTGCTTTATGTAATATGATATATGGATTATATGGTTCTTTACATAGTATTTCATATGTATGATGTGACCTGGAAATATTAGTAGAAAATTAAGATTAATTTGATATTAAACTGAGatgtaaaataaattatattaaaataggttgttttaaacatttattatataatatcttACTTGTGAAAtgtgttataaaataaaaatgtcatggtAGTCATACTGGTTTCAATCTTGTCAATTGATTTTCTAACTAGTAGGACTTAGGCCTCCATTTTATCCTAAATTATTGCTGTGATTATTTGTGATAAAATATGTTAATTTTCATGGTGAGAGCAGTGTTTTCACTGATCATAATACTGAATAATTAAATTGCTCATTTCTGATAACTATATTAAATGtttgtaaaacaaaaagaaaagaaatgaggaaaatagaCAGTAGGGAAATGTGTAGACACCcattacatattttcttttatcacATAAATTCTTACTACTTTAATAATTTCcattaagtgaaataattaaGGAAATAATTATGAAGTGAATATATAAAACGTTATATTACACTAcatcatttataattttattttattttattttttgaccgccagtcctgggccatgaattcagggtctgagcactgtccctggcttctttttgcccaagactagcactctgccacttgagccacttctggccgttttctatatatgtggtgctggagaatcgaacccagggcttcatgtatatgaggccatattcccagcccatttataATTTTAACATTAAGATTTAACACCAATGCTTTCTCTTTGAATAAGAGGTGGCATTGGTATTTTTCCAGTGACTCTGAAAATAAAGATCAAACTCACTTGTACTGTGGCCACAAGGTTTGTCTGTTCCATCTTTGACAATTTAAACTAGTATTCACACCTGGCCaatgtaaaatttaaataaacataaccGTTTTGTTATTAGGTTTCACAAGTTTATTTAGTTTCCAGGATCACATCTTGAGCAAGGTAAAGTTTGACTCCTGACTGCAACCATGAGTCAATATGGTGTGTGAAATATGTTCATGATTTTTCTGATAACATTTCTGTATCCCTAGCTCTGTCGAACACTGCCTGTTTCCTCAGCCAGATCATCTGTGCTCTTTCCCTGAAGAATTCCATTCCACTCCTCCAAGATCTTCGTCTCTTCCTGCAGGGCGTTTTCCTCCTCCTGCAGAGCGTTGTATTCTTCTCTGAGAGCCTTGTTCTCCTCCCTGAGAGCATGCTCCTCCTTCCACAGAGCCTGCTCTTCTTTCTCTAGAGCGACTCCCTCCTTCAGCATGGCCCTCTCCTCCATTCTGATGGCTCTTTCCTGATGCTGCAGCGCCTTGATCTCCTCTTGAAGTGATCTGATCTCTTCCTCAAGTGCTTTTGACTCATTCTGGAAGGCTTTTTCCTGCTGCCGGAGAGCCTTGATCTGAGCAGTCAGGGCTCGATTCTGTTGCCAGTAAGACTTTCTTTCTGTGCTCAGCGCATTGATTATTTCTCCAGATAGTTTCTGATTCTCCAAAATCACCCTTTTAAATTTCCACAGGACCTGGTTTTGCTCTCTCAGGAGCTGATTTCTTTCCCTGATTAACTGGTTGTTTATTCTGaagcctttgttttcttctcGAAGAGCTTTGTTTTCTCCCCACAGGgacttattttcctttctaagaGCCATGTTTTCATCTCTGGACACCTTATTGTCTTTGAAAAGACATTTTTCTAATTTATGAGGTTCATATTTGCATTTATCTTGATGTTGGGCATACGAGAATAAAGAGGAAAGCAAGCATAATATCTTCTCTTTACTTATCCATTTTGACTTAGAGATGTCCATAATGTCTTAGTATTTTTCCGTTGGTTAAGATTTTCTACAGAAAAAAGAAGTACATTTGTTGATAATTTCTTGAAAGAGTACTGGCTCTTTTCTTGCTttgtatgagaaaaaaataaggtaaagatGTACACAAAACGTTGTAAAATTAGCTGGTGGAGGAAACTGAAAATAGCAATCAAAGTTATCAAACTAGCTATTTGATAGCACACAAACTAGCTTTGAATTGTAACTTaagtaaaaacaataaatttCATAGATATTGAATCAGGGCTAATACATTGAATTATTATTTAGATGTCCAAGTTAAATGATTTCTATTAAATACTAGTCTTCCACTAACTGGTTTTCTATTATAAACACAGAAAtatacta carries:
- the LOC125347569 gene encoding coiled-coil domain-containing protein 70-like, with amino-acid sequence MDISKSKWISKEKILCLLSSLFSYAQHQDKCKYEPHKLEKCLFKDNKVSRDENMALRKENKSLWGENKALREENKGFRINNQLIRERNQLLREQNQVLWKFKRVILENQKLSGEIINALSTERKSYWQQNRALTAQIKALRQQEKAFQNESKALEEEIRSLQEEIKALQHQERAIRMEERAMLKEGVALEKEEQALWKEEHALREENKALREEYNALQEEENALQEETKILEEWNGILQGKSTDDLAEETGSVRQS